A genomic window from Paenibacillus sp. FSL K6-0276 includes:
- the tyrS gene encoding tyrosine--tRNA ligase: MNIVDELEWRGAINQQTDAEGLHKITSEKSISLYCGVDPTGDSMHIGHLIPFMMMKRFQLAGHRPVILIGGATGTIGDPSGRTTERTLQTMDQVQQNVDALTAQMKKLFVNEGDTGLRMVNNYDWTHNLTILDFLRDYGKNFSVNTMLAKDIVASRLDTGISFTEFSYQILQSMDFHHLFKEEDVQLQIGGADQWGNITSGLDLIRKKEGPEAKAFGLTIPLMLKADGTKFGKTAGGAIWLDPNKTTPFEFYQFWANTDDRDVIRYLKFFTFLKKEQIDELEVKVQTEPHKREAQLKLAEEMTKFVHSEEALNQARKITEALFSGDIKSLTADEIEQGFKDMPTFHASKETKNIIDWLVDLGIEPSKRQAREDITNGAITMNGDKITDINMDVSLGNSFDGRFIIIRKGKKNYNLVKLV; the protein is encoded by the coding sequence TTGAACATTGTAGATGAGCTGGAATGGCGCGGTGCCATTAATCAACAGACAGATGCAGAAGGTTTGCACAAAATTACAAGTGAGAAGTCGATATCGCTATACTGTGGTGTTGACCCTACCGGTGACAGTATGCATATTGGCCACTTGATTCCCTTTATGATGATGAAGCGATTCCAGCTTGCTGGCCATCGCCCCGTAATCTTGATTGGCGGAGCAACTGGTACAATTGGTGATCCAAGCGGTCGGACAACAGAACGTACGCTGCAAACCATGGATCAAGTACAGCAGAACGTAGATGCGCTGACAGCGCAAATGAAGAAACTGTTCGTTAACGAAGGCGACACGGGACTACGCATGGTGAACAACTACGATTGGACACATAACTTAACGATATTGGATTTCTTGCGTGACTACGGAAAGAACTTCAGCGTCAATACGATGCTGGCCAAAGATATCGTAGCGAGTCGACTCGATACGGGGATTTCCTTTACCGAGTTCTCATACCAGATTCTTCAGTCTATGGACTTCCATCACTTGTTCAAAGAAGAAGATGTCCAACTGCAAATTGGCGGTGCAGACCAATGGGGCAACATTACAAGTGGACTTGATTTGATTCGTAAAAAAGAAGGCCCAGAAGCGAAAGCATTCGGTTTGACCATTCCGTTGATGTTGAAAGCGGACGGTACGAAGTTCGGTAAAACAGCAGGCGGCGCCATCTGGCTCGATCCAAACAAAACGACTCCATTCGAATTTTACCAGTTTTGGGCGAATACAGATGATCGTGACGTTATTAGATACTTGAAATTCTTTACCTTCTTGAAGAAAGAACAAATCGATGAACTGGAAGTGAAGGTACAGACAGAACCTCACAAACGTGAAGCTCAGCTTAAATTGGCAGAAGAAATGACGAAGTTCGTTCACAGTGAGGAAGCCTTAAATCAAGCACGAAAAATTACAGAAGCATTATTCAGTGGGGATATTAAATCGTTGACAGCAGATGAAATTGAGCAAGGCTTCAAAGATATGCCTACATTCCATGCCTCCAAGGAAACAAAAAATATTATCGACTGGCTGGTTGATTTAGGTATTGAGCCATCCAAGCGTCAAGCACGTGAAGATATTACGAATGGCGCCATCACGATGAATGGCGACAAAATTACAGATATAAATATGGATGTTTCATTGGGAAACTCCTTTGATGGACGATTCATTATTATTCGCAAAGGCAAAAAGAACTACAACCTTGTAAAGCTGGTATAA
- a CDS encoding ABC transporter ATP-binding protein, translated as MKQTQHSGDQQQSREQHFISLRIMFKEMFLHTRTQWVLLMLGAVTVIAISILEFMIPQLTKEIIDQIIPEKRYYALLETGGLILLAALLLGIFNFSSSYVMTIVSQKAIFQLRNKLHKHTLSLDLKFFDRNRTGDLMARLTSDVNQLQELVSADSLSIIADVITFAAIVGYLLYTDWQLALITLITLPFLFITSRYFSLRIKSAYRAVRHISAQLNNSLQDTLSGIRMIKSFASEDAEAKQFKALSEQHRIATVFASRLSGTFSPIIDWLNYVGMTSVLLFGAWQVMHGNMSVGDIVAYLAYLRLLQAPIRSFSRMITKVQQSAAAFERIQEVLATVPEVYDKEGAIVLPPVKGQIVFDDVEFAYEEGHPILQNFQLRIPCNQTTALVGSSGSGKSTIAYLIARLYDVQRGDIYIDSYPLTEVTVKSLRQQMGIVSQDVILLNGTIRENIAYGKPQATEDEIKAAAHAANAHEFISAFPMGYDTPIGERGVKLSGGQKQRLSIARAFLTNPRILILDEATAALDTESEQHIQHALSVLLPGRTCLVIAHRLSTIQNADQIVVLEHGQIVELGNHENLLRRNGRYKELYEMQFPTKSNFEQIL; from the coding sequence ATGAAACAAACTCAGCATTCCGGGGACCAGCAGCAGAGTCGTGAACAGCATTTTATATCGCTGCGCATCATGTTTAAGGAGATGTTCTTGCACACAAGGACGCAATGGGTCTTGCTTATGCTTGGTGCCGTCACAGTGATAGCCATTTCTATTCTTGAATTTATGATCCCCCAGTTAACTAAAGAGATCATAGACCAGATCATCCCTGAAAAAAGGTATTACGCGCTACTAGAAACGGGAGGTCTTATCCTGCTAGCTGCATTGCTGCTGGGGATATTTAACTTCAGTAGCAGTTATGTAATGACAATTGTTAGTCAGAAGGCAATTTTCCAGTTGCGAAACAAATTGCACAAACACACATTAAGTTTGGATTTGAAATTTTTTGATCGTAATCGGACCGGGGATCTTATGGCAAGGTTAACGAGTGATGTAAATCAACTACAAGAACTGGTTTCAGCCGATAGCCTGTCCATCATAGCGGATGTCATAACCTTCGCTGCGATCGTGGGGTACTTATTATATACGGACTGGCAACTAGCATTAATTACACTTATTACCCTGCCTTTCTTATTTATAACATCACGATATTTCAGCCTACGCATTAAGAGTGCCTATAGAGCGGTACGTCACATATCAGCTCAGTTAAACAACTCACTTCAAGATACGTTGTCAGGCATACGGATGATCAAGTCTTTTGCAAGTGAAGATGCGGAAGCTAAGCAGTTCAAGGCATTGAGCGAACAGCATCGGATAGCCACAGTCTTTGCTTCAAGGTTATCGGGAACTTTCTCGCCAATTATCGATTGGCTGAATTATGTAGGTATGACGTCGGTGCTCCTGTTCGGAGCGTGGCAGGTTATGCATGGGAATATGTCCGTTGGTGATATCGTAGCTTACTTAGCTTACTTGCGTTTGTTGCAAGCGCCCATCCGCTCCTTTAGCAGAATGATTACCAAAGTTCAGCAATCGGCAGCAGCATTCGAGCGCATTCAAGAAGTCTTAGCAACCGTTCCAGAGGTTTACGATAAGGAAGGAGCGATTGTTCTACCGCCAGTAAAAGGACAAATTGTGTTTGATGATGTTGAATTTGCATATGAAGAAGGACATCCCATTCTACAAAACTTCCAATTGCGGATTCCATGTAACCAAACTACGGCTTTGGTTGGTTCGTCAGGATCAGGAAAGTCAACGATTGCTTATTTGATTGCCCGTTTGTACGACGTTCAGCGAGGAGACATTTATATTGACAGTTATCCGTTAACGGAAGTGACGGTGAAGTCGCTTCGTCAGCAGATGGGGATCGTATCTCAGGACGTAATTCTCCTCAATGGCACGATACGTGAAAATATTGCGTACGGTAAACCTCAGGCCACAGAAGATGAGATCAAAGCGGCTGCCCATGCCGCAAACGCCCACGAATTTATTTCAGCCTTTCCAATGGGCTATGATACGCCCATCGGGGAAAGAGGGGTCAAGCTTTCCGGAGGACAAAAGCAAAGATTGTCAATAGCCAGAGCTTTCTTGACCAATCCTCGCATTCTTATTTTGGACGAAGCTACGGCTGCTCTGGATACGGAATCTGAACAACATATTCAGCATGCGTTATCTGTGCTTCTTCCAGGTCGAACTTGTCTGGTTATCGCCCATCGTCTTTCCACGATTCAAAATGCCGATCAAATTGTTGTATTGGAGCATGGACAGATTGTGGAGTTGGGAAATCATGAAAACCTACTCCGGCGAAATGGGCGATACAAGGAACTATATGAGATGCAATTTCCAACGAAATCTAACTTCGAACAAATTTTATAA
- the tyrP gene encoding tyrosine-tyramine antiporter, which translates to MANSKKLTLFGLIGITMAFFGTVRSVPTLAITGWTQIFYMLVAAILFALPIALMSAELSTAFPQEGGPQVWVKNGLGEKWGFVTSWLLWVQMFFGMVMVASTVGVLFGYVINAPKLSSNNYFIFVVILISYWGVTLLNLKFDMVKIAGNWGAIIGVYIPFVFLVILGVIYLFKNGIQPDSYLGNFKASDLLPNLGDLGSLAYLSGIIFIFAGVEISSVHANNIENPKRNYPIAVIASVILLVIFNLVAGMTVSNAVPKGKMELANITQPYMIFCNNLGVPSIFVNIISAMILIGVLVQLSAWVLGPSKSMIKVAEEGNLPPFFQKRTSKNIPITFVMIQAIVISLVSVLYIVVPDVNSAFLIITITTTILYCIVYLLISISAIRLRYKMPRVERPFRLGNKGNGLMWFVALLSLLSVAITLVVSLIPPSILSPSQHTGYIIFQVVTTIVMVGIALVIYKVKRPSWKKEK; encoded by the coding sequence ATGGCTAATTCAAAAAAATTGACACTGTTCGGGTTAATCGGTATTACAATGGCTTTTTTTGGTACTGTCCGTAGTGTACCGACACTTGCCATTACGGGTTGGACACAGATTTTCTACATGCTGGTTGCAGCGATCTTGTTCGCACTTCCCATTGCATTAATGTCTGCTGAACTGTCCACGGCATTTCCCCAAGAGGGCGGTCCACAAGTATGGGTCAAAAATGGATTAGGTGAAAAGTGGGGATTCGTTACTTCATGGCTGTTATGGGTACAAATGTTTTTCGGGATGGTCATGGTAGCATCAACGGTAGGTGTACTATTTGGATACGTGATTAACGCTCCTAAGTTGTCATCCAATAACTACTTTATATTTGTAGTCATTCTCATATCTTACTGGGGCGTTACCTTATTGAACTTGAAGTTCGATATGGTCAAAATTGCAGGTAACTGGGGAGCCATCATTGGGGTATATATCCCATTCGTCTTTCTTGTTATTTTAGGCGTTATTTATCTATTCAAAAATGGAATTCAGCCGGACAGCTATCTGGGCAACTTCAAGGCAAGCGATCTGCTGCCGAATCTAGGAGATCTGGGAAGCTTGGCTTACTTATCTGGGATTATCTTCATTTTCGCCGGTGTTGAAATTTCTTCCGTTCATGCGAACAATATTGAAAATCCGAAACGGAATTATCCGATTGCCGTTATCGCATCCGTTATTTTGCTCGTCATTTTCAATCTTGTTGCTGGAATGACGGTATCTAATGCTGTGCCGAAAGGCAAAATGGAATTGGCAAACATCACACAGCCCTATATGATCTTCTGTAATAATTTAGGGGTTCCATCGATTTTCGTCAACATTATTTCTGCAATGATTCTAATCGGTGTACTTGTTCAACTGAGTGCATGGGTGCTTGGACCAAGTAAATCAATGATTAAAGTGGCTGAGGAAGGTAACTTGCCGCCGTTCTTCCAGAAGAGAACGTCTAAGAATATTCCGATTACATTCGTTATGATTCAAGCGATCGTTATCTCACTCGTATCTGTACTATACATTGTTGTACCGGACGTCAATAGTGCATTCCTGATCATTACGATTACAACAACCATCTTATATTGTATCGTATATTTACTGATTTCCATTTCTGCCATCCGCTTACGCTATAAGATGCCTCGAGTGGAAAGACCGTTCCGTCTAGGCAACAAAGGTAATGGTCTTATGTGGTTTGTAGCATTGTTGTCTCTGCTAAGTGTAGCTATTACACTTGTAGTCAGCTTGATTCCGCCCTCTATTCTGAGCCCAAGTCAACACACAGGCTACATCATTTTTCAAGTTGTAACGACGATTGTGATGGTAGGTATTGCTCTTGTCATCTATAAAGTAAAGAGACCAAGCTGGAAAAAAGAGAAATAA
- the tdc gene encoding tyrosine decarboxylase, which translates to MNYEMPEINLKALFLGDKGENVDLFKEILLKVVDEHVGWRQNYQPQDLPVITPYDKTSESFQDTANHMRSVFNELSSKLRTESLPWHTAGRFWGHMNSETLMPAIIAYTAAMLWNGNNVAYESSPGTSQMEEEVGHQLCSMMSYKEGESWGHICADGSIANLEGLWYARNMKSLPLAIKEIAPEYVEGKSEWELLNMSTNEILDIMEQIPDKLDDVKAKSARSGRYLEKLGKWLIPQTKHYSWLKAADIIGIGLDCVEAIDVDSSYHMDIDKLEASIRKLAAENIPILGVVGVVGSTEEGQIDNIHKIVALREKLEKEGIYYYIHVDAAYGGYARAIFLDQNDEFIAFDKIDEMYKKHNIFTDMSLKNEWLTEEVYNAFKAMSQVETITIDPHKMGYIPYSAGAIVIKDSRMRDAISYFATYVFEKDADIPALLGAYILEGSKAGATAASVWTAHHVLPLNITGYGKLMGASIEGAYRFYNFLKDRKFNVNGKVIKIHPLTKPDFNMVDYVFNEEGNTDLEKMNKLNHDFFEYASYVKGDLYNNEFLTSHTDFAIPDYGDSPLDFVQNLGFSRAEWDRAGKVTILRACALSPYAHDAQVFEEYAAKIEEAMQEKLEKIYMIEMNE; encoded by the coding sequence ATGAATTATGAAATGCCAGAAATCAACTTAAAAGCACTATTCCTTGGGGATAAAGGGGAAAACGTCGATCTTTTCAAAGAAATATTGCTAAAAGTTGTCGATGAGCACGTTGGTTGGCGCCAGAACTATCAGCCACAAGATTTGCCGGTTATTACACCTTATGATAAAACCTCGGAAAGCTTCCAGGATACAGCAAACCATATGCGCAGCGTGTTCAACGAATTGTCCTCCAAGCTTCGCACGGAATCTCTGCCATGGCATACAGCTGGCCGCTTCTGGGGTCATATGAACTCGGAAACATTGATGCCTGCGATTATTGCCTATACCGCTGCTATGCTCTGGAATGGTAACAATGTTGCTTATGAATCGTCCCCGGGTACATCACAAATGGAAGAAGAAGTTGGACATCAATTATGCAGCATGATGAGTTACAAGGAAGGGGAAAGCTGGGGACACATCTGTGCTGATGGTTCCATCGCAAACTTGGAAGGACTCTGGTATGCACGTAACATGAAGTCCTTGCCGCTTGCGATTAAAGAAATAGCACCTGAATATGTAGAAGGTAAATCAGAATGGGAACTGCTGAATATGTCTACCAATGAAATTCTGGACATTATGGAGCAAATTCCGGACAAACTTGATGACGTAAAAGCAAAATCTGCACGTAGCGGCCGGTACCTTGAAAAATTAGGGAAATGGCTCATCCCGCAAACTAAACATTACTCTTGGCTAAAAGCAGCTGACATTATTGGGATCGGACTTGATTGTGTAGAAGCAATTGATGTAGATAGCAGCTACCATATGGATATCGATAAGCTGGAAGCAAGCATTCGCAAATTAGCAGCAGAGAACATTCCGATTCTGGGAGTGGTTGGGGTAGTGGGTAGTACTGAGGAAGGTCAAATTGACAATATCCATAAAATTGTTGCGCTTCGAGAGAAATTAGAAAAGGAAGGAATTTACTATTATATCCATGTAGATGCTGCATATGGAGGTTATGCTCGTGCCATCTTCTTGGATCAAAATGATGAATTTATTGCGTTTGACAAAATTGATGAAATGTACAAAAAACATAACATTTTCACGGATATGAGCTTGAAAAATGAATGGCTAACTGAAGAAGTATACAATGCCTTCAAAGCAATGAGCCAAGTGGAGACGATTACTATTGATCCTCACAAAATGGGCTATATTCCTTACTCTGCAGGTGCAATTGTTATTAAAGATAGCAGAATGCGCGATGCGATTTCATACTTTGCAACTTATGTATTCGAGAAAGATGCAGACATTCCGGCGTTGCTCGGTGCTTATATTCTCGAAGGTTCTAAAGCAGGTGCAACCGCTGCAAGTGTATGGACCGCTCACCATGTATTGCCACTCAACATAACTGGCTACGGCAAGCTAATGGGCGCAAGCATCGAGGGAGCATACCGCTTCTACAACTTCCTGAAGGACAGAAAATTCAATGTTAATGGAAAGGTGATTAAGATCCACCCGTTGACAAAGCCAGACTTTAATATGGTTGATTACGTTTTTAATGAAGAAGGTAATACCGATTTGGAAAAAATGAACAAGTTGAACCATGACTTCTTTGAATATGCCTCATATGTAAAAGGCGATTTGTACAACAACGAATTCCTTACATCCCATACGGATTTTGCTATTCCAGATTATGGAGATAGTCCACTGGATTTCGTACAGAACCTTGGGTTCAGCAGGGCAGAATGGGATCGTGCTGGCAAAGTAACGATTCTTCGCGCTTGTGCCTTATCTCCATACGCACATGATGCGCAAGTTTTTGAAGAGTATGCGGCTAAGATTGAAGAGGCGATGCAAGAGAAGCTCGAGAAAATCTATATGATTGAAATGAACGAATAG
- a CDS encoding MarR family transcriptional regulator codes for MKRKPAKEYTTEQQLPRLGTSPYLKLMERTSSSDTNLNSAHLGLIMLWLGDNVLDMVDIDLAAFDITESKLDLLLLLSLHADQELVTPSSIADRLGIRRSSVTALLIWLEKKNLIVREPYAKDGRMTHVRISAEGSTLVNQILPTFWSTCASLVDELDKEEQAVFQKVLVKLNASLEKRLGSGR; via the coding sequence TTGAAAAGAAAGCCTGCCAAGGAATATACGACCGAGCAACAATTACCGAGACTTGGAACATCACCTTATTTGAAGTTGATGGAGCGTACATCCTCATCCGATACCAATCTAAATTCAGCGCATCTGGGACTAATTATGCTCTGGCTGGGAGATAACGTTTTAGACATGGTGGATATTGATTTAGCTGCTTTTGACATCACGGAGAGCAAGCTGGATCTATTACTCCTATTATCCCTTCACGCAGATCAGGAGTTGGTTACACCTTCATCCATAGCAGACCGATTGGGGATTCGTCGATCGTCCGTAACGGCCTTGTTAATATGGCTGGAGAAAAAAAATTTGATTGTTCGTGAACCGTATGCCAAGGATGGTCGCATGACTCATGTTCGTATTAGCGCTGAAGGCAGTACGCTTGTGAATCAAATATTGCCTACGTTCTGGTCTACTTGCGCATCCCTTGTTGATGAATTAGATAAAGAGGAGCAAGCGGTGTTCCAAAAAGTGTTGGTTAAACTAAATGCAAGCTTAGAAAAACGACTTGGATCGGGTAGATAA